One segment of Pristis pectinata isolate sPriPec2 chromosome 3, sPriPec2.1.pri, whole genome shotgun sequence DNA contains the following:
- the LOC127568567 gene encoding transmembrane protein 179-like, whose translation MKKPLALPAAMTGITNWLLFCQCTAYLLAFVLALFAAVPLGQDQHELHGRCLLYAAGGWQRGNGSGGAGSGCAQTQCFHLARWGPVSACRFSLFVGIFSCVYSALQAFRSTYILYKGFEESPFSEFIGMLLSCTIALLMLIASATVSDGLKIWCRSVTDKGNVTISCRDAQEEPLNLNVVPTLFYDHFGTAQFGLWCAWVVWIILAVLALMKVSQNRGKDNFSVQYKEALLSPQSQGYFHGQVTNVFI comes from the exons ATGAAGAAGCCTCTCGCTCTGCCAGCGGCGATGACCGGTATCACCAACTGGCTTCTCTTCTGCCAGTGCACCGCCTACCTACTCGCCTTCGTGCTGGCGCTGTTCGCGGCGGTGCCGCTGGGCCAGGATCAGCACGAACTGCACGGCCGCTGCCTGCTGTACGCGGCGGGCGGCTGGCAGCGCGGCAACGGCAGCGGGGGCGCCGGCTCCGGCTGTGCGCAGACGCAGTGCTTCCACCTGGCGCGCTGGGGTCCGGTGTCCGCCTGTCGCTTCAGCCTCTTCGTGGGGATCTTCAGCTGCGTGTACTCTGCGCTGCAGGCTTTCAGGAGCACCTACATTCTCTACAAGGGCTTCGAGGA ATCACCCTTTTCAGAATTTATAGGCATGCTCCTTAGCTGCACCATTGCTTTATTGATGCTGATTGCTAGTGCCACAGTGAGTGATGGGCTTAAAATATGGTGCCGCTCAGTCACTGACAAGGGTAATGTGACAATCAG ttgcagagatgcTCAAGAAGAACCTCTTAATCTGAATGTGGTTCCCACTTTgttctatgaccactttggtaCTGCACAG TTTGGCCTCTGGTGTGCTTGGGTGGTGTGGATTATATTGGCAGTCCTTGCTCTCATGAAAGTTTCTCAAAATCGTGGTAAAGACAACTTTTCTGTACAGTACAAAGAGGCACTTCTAAGCCCGCAATCACAAGGATATTTTCATGGACAAGTGACCAATGTATTCATTTAA